From Faecalicatena sp. Marseille-Q4148:
AAATCATCCGTGACGGAGAGAGCTTAATCTATCCGAAGGGCCTTGTAACAATTGTGGAAATTATGGGAAGAAACGCAGGATGGCTGACCGGTTCTGCATGTCTTTCAGAGGGGGAAGACTGTGAAGGGCCTGATATGATCTACCTTCCGGAGATTCCATTTGATCTAAATGAATTTTTGGCAAAAGTAAAAAAACAGTTAGAAAAGAAACATTCTGTTGTTGTTGCAGTTTCGGAAGGAATCAAGTTGGCAGATGGAAGATATGTATGTGAACTTGGCTCCGGCGTGGACTTTGTAGATGCATTTGGCCATAAGCAGCTGTCAGGAACAGCGAACTATCTGGCAAGTTTTGTGGCTGGTGAGATTGGTTGTAAGACACGTTCTATTGAATTGAGTACACTGCAAAGAGCCGGCTCTCATATTGCATCAAGAGTAGACGTACTAGAGGCACAGCAGGCAGGAGGAGCGGCAGTGATGGCGGCGGATGAAGGTGACAGTGGCGTTATGGTTGTATTTGAGAGGGTGTCCGATGATCCGTATCAGGTTCGTACAGAAGTAAAGAATGTGCATAAAATTGCCAATGATGAACGGGTTGTTCCGAGAGAATGGGTAAATGAAGAAGGAACATATGTGACAGCGGAATTCAAGCGTTATGTCAGACCGCTGATTCAGGGAGATGTCTCTCCGGTTATGGTAGATGGTATTCCAAGACATTTGAGAAGACCGTTCAAATGTTAATATTTTTAGAATTAAGGAAGATATTATAATAGGACGATAAAAAAGAGAAATCTGCTGACGGATTTCTCTTTTTGTTAAATGATAGCCTAAAAAGGGAGGATGCCGGGTAATCAATCGATTTGATTCCCGGCATGTATTATGAAAAAGTTTGCTCTATAATGAAGTCTATTGCTTCTTTATTGATATACTTAGTATATAATTGAAACGTGAAAAAACAGTGATATAGAAATGAAGCTTTTTATAATAAAAGATGAACAAAATATGAACATCTCAAAATTCCCTTGAAATTCTTAGTGTTTGCGATAGGCAAACTTCGGAAGTCCGTTTTCTTTTGGAATGTTGACCTCTCCTTCGATGAGTGGACGGGCATAGGTAATAAAATCATCTGAAAGATCAGAACCATCCCGGATGATCCATTCAGCGGGAACGGTTTTCTCCTGATTACAAATATGATTTACATCTTCAGTTGTAAAGCGAAGCTCATAAGGAGAATCGGACACACGGGAAAATGCAATCATTTTTCCGGTTTCGCCAGAAATGGCAGCATCTACTGCAAATGCTCCAGAGGAAACTGCTTCTGAAAGATCGGTTTCTGAAAGCATTGCGGAAGAACAGCGCTGACAAACATTGAGTTCAATAGAGCGCACCTTAACACCAAGACGGTCTTTTACAAAGTTTTCGAGATATTTTCCGGAACCGGACAGCATTTTGTGACCAAATGTATCGGTACCTACGTTACTTGCATATTCACAGATGAATGTACCGGTTTGATCGTGAATTCCTTCGGAGATACAAACAACAAGATTAGAAGTTGTCTGTAAAGCAGTTTCCACTTTGGAGATAAAGTCTTCCGGATCAAAATCAGCTTCCGGCAAATAAACAAGAACTGGATTATCACCTTCGAATTTTCGTGCCAAAATACTTGCCGCAGTCAACCAGCCGGCATGACGTCCCATGATTTCTACGATGGTGACAGATTTTTTATTATCGTATACAGAGGCATCGACCGCAATTTCCCGAACAGTTGATGCGACATACTTAGCAGCGCTTCCGAAGCCAGGTGTATGATCTGTCATTACAAGGTCGTTGTCAATTGTTTTTGGAACACCAATAAAACGGATCGGGCTTTCGATAGAAGCGGCATAGCGGGAAAGCTTGCTGACCGTATCCATAGAATCATTTCCTCCGATATAGAAGAAATATCCGATCTGAAGTGCATCGAATTTCTGAAACAATGTCGGGTATACCGGATCGGAAAGATCTTCCGGAAGTTTATAGCGGCAGGAACCAAGATAAGAGCCGGGAGTTGTTTTCAAAAGTTCCAGTTCGTTACTTTCAAGAAGCGGGCGCATATCCATAATCGTATCGTGCAAAAATCCTTCGATTCCATTTATCATACCGTAAACGTGTTCAATGTCATCTGTTTTGTTAAGGCCTGCAGAAACAACACCATACAGGCTTCCGTTGATGACAGCAGTAGGACCGCCGGACTGGCCGACAATCATATTTTTCTTCATATGTATTCATCCTCCAGATATTAAAAATAAGTTTCTTACTACATATTAAAGGAAGAAGTAAAAATTTACAACAATAATAGTTGGAAAAATGCAAAGGATGTTTTATACTGTTAGATATTAAAGTGAAGGAGAATTACTATGAAATATATATCATTTGCCATCCCGTGCTATAATTCACAGGACTATATGGCTCGTGCTGTGGATTCTGTATTGGAAGGCGGCGAGGATGTGGAAGTGCTTATTGTGAATGACGGTTCAAAGGATGATACGCTGAAGATTGCCAGATCCTATGAAGAAAAATACCCAACGATCGTTAAAGTGATCGATAAGGAAAATGGGGGACATGGAGATGCTGTTAATGCAGGGCTTCGAAGTGCTTCAGGCAAATATTTTAAAGTGGTAGACAGCGATGACTGGATTGATGGTGAAGCACTGAAAAAAGTTCTTGAGACGCTTCATAAGTTTGAGGCAGAAGACAAAAAAGTAGATATGATAATATCAAACTATGTCTATGAAAAGGAAGGTGCAGAGCATAAAAAAGTAATCCATTATCGCAACGCCCTTCCGGAAGAACAGATTATTGGCTGGAATGAGGCCGGACACTTTCATATTGGACAATATATTTTAATGCACTCGGTAATTTACCGGACAGAGCTTCTGAAACTGTGCCAGTTAGAATTACCGAAACATACATTCTATGTAGATAATATTTATGTATACTATCCATTACCGCATGTATCAACACTTTATTATCTGGATGTGAATCTGTATCGATATTATATTGGACGGGAAGACCAGTCTGTCAATGAAAAAGTAATGATCCAGCGTGTGGATCAGCAGATTTTTGTGACAAAGACAATGATTGATATGTATAAGATGAAAATGGTTCCGAACAAGAAGCTTCGAAGTTATATGACCAATTATCTTGCGATTATGATGACAGTTTCTTCTATCTTGCTGATTCGCTCAAAGAAAGAAGAGAATCTTCAGAAGAAAAAAGAATTATGGGAATATTTGAAGAAGAGCGAATACAGAACATACTGGAAAATTCGCTATGGTATTTTAGGACAGACCATGAACCTTCCGGGAAAATCAGGACGGAAGATTTCTGTGCTCGGTTATAAGGTGGCACGCAGATTATTTGGATTTAATTAAACAGGAATGTATAAATAGAACTGCCATTGTACATACTCTAAAAGAAAAAAGGAGTATGTATGATGGCAGTTCAATTTTGTGAAAGTAAGACGAAAGAAAATTTAATGAAAGCTTTTGCGGGAGAAAGCCAGGCGCGCAATCGATATACATTTGCGGCAAAAAAAGCACGAGAACTTGGATATGAATCCATTGCACAGGTATTTGAATTCACAGCAGAGCAGGAGCGGGCACATGGGGAACGTTATTATCAACTGTTAAATGCTCTTGCAGGAGAAACCGTTACTGTGGATGGAACGTATCCGGTTGATATTGCAGAAGATATCTGTGAGCTTCTTGACAAGGCAGAACACAATGAATTTGAAGAGTATGAACATGTATATCCGCAGTTTGCACAGATTGCGAAAGAAGAAGGATTTATGGAAGCAGCGTCAGCCTTTACAATGATCGGTGAAGTAGAACAGATGCATGGAAAGCGGTTCAGAAAGCTGGCAGAGCTTCTGAGAGCAAATCAATTTGATAAAAGTACAGAAGAAGAGAAGTGGATGTGTTTAAACTGCGGTTACATCCATACCGGAACACAAGTGCCGCAAAATTGTCCATCCTGTCATTACGAGAAAGGATATTTTATTCCTCTGTCATTTGCACCGTTTCAAGGGAATATAGTGTGTTAAAGAGAAATAAGAGGGATATCTGTGGAAAATCAGAAAGCAGAAGCGCTTTTAAATCTGGCAGCAGATGCGACAACGGAAGAGCTGAAAAAAGCAGAAGAATTATCCGTTGGGTATGATGAGGGAAAAGGAATCTGGGAGATTATTATAAAATATTCCGGAACACTGGAAGAAACGAAAAAACTGGCCGAAACAGTTGTAGAACTTCAGGGAGGATTTGCAGTTGTGACGGTAAAGAAGACAAATCTTGAAGCATTGCTTAATCTTCCGGAAATTGAATATGCAGAAAAACCGAAATCATTATATTTTGAAGTGGAAGAAGGGCGAAGAGTGTCCTGCATCAACACGGTGCAGGATGCTCCTTTTTCGCTTTCGGGAAAGGGAGTGCTTGTGGCAATTGTGGATTCAGGAATTGACTACAGGCATAGAGATTTTAGAAATCAGGATGGGACTACACGGATTTTGAATTTGTGGGATCAAACCGGAACCGGAAGTCCGCCGGCAGGATATCATATCGGAACAGAATATACGAAAACAGAAATTGATGCCGTATTAAATAGTGAAAGAATGACTGCTGATGAAGAGGTTCGTGGGGAAAATCGTGTGTTGACTGTGGATAATTCCGGTCATGGAACAGCTGTTGCGGGGATAGCAGCAGGAAACGGAAGCAGCAGTGAAGGGATTTACCGGGGAGCTGCACCGCAAAGCGAGCTGTTAATTGTGAAACTGGGACAGCCGCGGGAAAATGGATTTCCAAGAACAACAGAATTGATGCAGGGACTTGACTATGTGATTCGAAAAGCACTGGAATACCGTCGTCCGGTGGCAGTGAATGTAAGTTTTGGGAATACATATGGTTCTCATGAACCGTATAATTAGGGGAAAACATAAGAAAACACTGATATTTCCTGTGTTTTCGGGAGATTCAGTGCTTTACTCGGATTCATGTTTGGTTGTCGTTTGGGTCTTATAATACTCGGTCAGGATCATGTTAATCTGCTGGGAACGTGTTCGATAGTTCGCTTTCGCATCCTTATCAATCTCAGCAACCAGTTCTTTGGACAAAGTAGTATAGACCTGAATATTGTTGGAACTGATAGCCATGTGGCACCTCCGATTCAATTTAATAGAATTATTCTATCATACTTCTTCGGGAGGGGCAATGTGAACTGAAAATTGAAGAATTGTTGTTACTGAAAGGGTTGAACAGTCGGCAAAGAAAATCTTAGAATAGAGAATGATAAGAAAGGTAGAACAGATGAAACAGGCACAAGGCATTACAGAACAGTTAAAGGTAGAAAATGCCTTGGAATGGATAGGAAGAATGAACAATATACAAGTATGTGCGAGGGAGATTGTGGATAAAGAGATAATTTATCAAGAATGAAATGTAAGATAAATAGTGTATAAAATGTAACAGGGCATCATAAGATAAAATTGTAATTGCATTTTCCACATAGTTCGTGTAGAATGTAATTAGAAAAGCTGTGCATCAGCGGTGGGTTGACACCTAAAATCTGATACGTTTTCCGAACGAAGGTGTCGGAGGTTGGCAGGCAACGGAAAAACCTGATATTTTCCAGACGAAGGTGCTGGAGGTTGGCAGACAACGGAAAAATCAACCATGAGAAGGGAATGTTTAGTGCTGCGGCGTGAACATTCCCTTCTCTAAATCTTAAGGGATAAGGATTAGGTTATGGACAAAAGACGTGCGATACAGATTATGACAAAAGCGGCACAATTATATAAAGAACATCTGGAGGATCAGAAGATTTTGTTTCTATATGGTTTGCCGAAAGAGGTAAAAAAACAATTACAGGATAAGGGAAAAATTTTGTCATCTGTACAGGGATATGAAGTCGCTTTCCACAGATACAATTTTCTGCATCTTACAGGGGTTCGATTGAATAAAAAAGAAACAGCTTCCGCAATTCATTTTTATCAAAAATGCTTGGATAAACGATTAACGGAAAATGATTTTTCTTTTGCAAAAGATGGCTCTACGGGACAGAAGTTAGATATATTGGAACGGATGATGCTTATTAAGAAAAATGTAACAATGATAGGAGAATTTACAGACCGAGGACCGAAATTGTTTACTGAAAAAGCTGCCGGAAATATCTGTGGTTGTATTGGTTTTGTCAAAGATAAAAATACGAAATTAAATGTGCCGAATACATTGCTGAAAAAGGATATCAGAGATGTAACAGCACAGCCTACATATAAAGTGTTTGCTGTCATATCAAAACATTATACAGACGAGAAATATACAAATCTTGTGAAAATGGATAAATGTATTGATTTGAAAGAGTGTTGTTTCTCAGAAACAATAGAAAATATGATAGATAGAGAAAATCTATAATGAAATATAAAGAAACCATGCGACTGATTTTTATAACAGTATCATGGTTTTATTGTTTGTCGTCTATATTTCAAGTTGACTATTACTTTACAAAATTGGCAATGTTATAATTATCATTGATTTTAGAAGAAGGGAGTATCGAGGGAAATTAGTGGAACTGGTTTTGCAAGCATAGCGTTTGGATATCCAAACGCACTTTGGGAGCCCCCCAAACCCCATTTGTTGGCTTTACAAAGTAGGAATTTTTTGCTCAAGATAAAAAGAGAGTGCGTAAGCGGAAAGAAATCAAATTATGCTTACGCACTTTGTGCCTCACTTTTGCTCGGTGGTTAGCAGTTTGTGAATTATTGGGATGAAGCAATATAACTGTTTTGAGAAAACGGGATATTTTTTATATTAGTAGTTTAAACATTATAGTTCTGTGTTGTGCGATTTTTGCCTGGATTGAACAGGATGTTTTTTTTGCAATTCCTGTTTCCTCTGATATTCAAGTTCCCAGGTACGATGAGAGAAGCTATAGGGATCTTCCATATTGAGATCATCCACCTCATGGGCTGCGATATCACGATAGTGATAGTCATAAGATTTACCAAAAGTATCTTTGAGCTGTTCAATCAGTTTCTCTCGAAAATCTGGTCGGATCTGGATTCTGGTATCCAGTAATTCTGTGTATTGCTCCTGTTTAGACAGGGATTTTTCCTCTTGGAAAGCTACAGCGTCTTTTTCAAGCTGCCCTTTGAGAGTCATATCCTGAGAATCGAGAATATTCAGATTCTTATCCATCTGGTCGTATTTTCTGGAAAGGCTCGCCATATCTTTCTCTGTGGAGCATTCAGCCTGAAACAGCAGCTGTTCTTTGGCAGATTTCAGTTCCTCAATTTCTTCTGTTATGGTTGTAAGCTGCTGATTTAACTTGATATGCTGGAAAGGATTCAGAATACTGGTTTTATTTTTTTGCACATGTAGTTTTTTCTTTTCAGCAACTTTTGCTTTGAGCTTTTTCTTAATGGTATCATATTGATTCAGGATAGGACGAAAATGCTGCATCCAGTCATGGATCACTTCTTTTTGCATCTCATTATGAAGTAAATGATATTGTGTAAAAATCATATGATTGCGGATTGCTTCTAATGTTTCTGCAATTACCGGAATAGATTTTTCGACAGCTTGCGCTAATTTTTTCACCTGTGCTTTTAATTCCCGTAGTATTCTGTTATCCGCACGAATTTGACGATTGATTTCACAACGTTCTGCAATTATGCCTTTCTTTTCCATGTCCTGAGCAATATATCCTTCATGAATGGTAGGCTGCTCTGTGATTCCCTGTGCAGCAAAGCTGCGGTGATCAATAGAAGCATTGATGTTGTTTTGGGCAAGAATTCTATTTGTAAATTCTGCCCAGTTGGCTCTCCAAATGCAGAGCTGTTCCTCACTATTCCACTGTTCGGAAATGGGGTTTTGTCTGCCATAACGGGTACTTTTTGGGTGTTTATCAATGCGTTCATAGCCTTTTTCTTGTGCGGAGGACGGTGTAAGATAGAGCTTTTTCTTTCCTGCCTTATAGCGGTATTGTTTCTCCCAGCCCTCTTTCTGAGCATCCTTAAATTCAGAAGCAGTAAATCCTTTTTCCTCTCCATCTTTGATACAGAGATATTCTTTTTCGGTTTTATACTGCCATGTTCCATTTTCATTTAGTGGTCGGACAGTAAGAAGAATGTGTGCATGGGGATTGTGACCATCAGTATCGTGAATGGCAAAATCGGCACACATTCCCATATCTACAAAGTTCTTTTGAATAAAATTCTGAAGAAGAGAAATATTGCTGCTTTTATCTAGCTCAACGGGGAGTGCGACAACAAATTCTCTTGCCAGTCGACTGTCTTTTGTTTTCTCGGCAGTTTCTACAGCATTCCAGAGCTGCTCCCGGTTTTTCCATTCAGGCGGAGCCATAGGGGGAAGCATTACTTCCTGATAGATCAGTCCATGTTTTCGGGTGTAGTCATGCTGGATGCCATCATAATCATTATACATCCGACTACAGCTCATATAAGCAGATGCAGCGACAGCAGACCGCCCGGAACCACGGCTGACGACCTTGGCTTGCATATGATAAATTGCCATATCTGACACCTCCTTTCGATGTTGCCTGCAACAGCGGATAAGCCCTCGGCAGAGCGCACGAGCCCCGCAGGGGATACCACTGCCCGATTTATCGGGTGGTGAGTAAGTGCGCCCTTCGGGATTAGAATTTGTGTGTTTATAGTCCTCTTAGCCGGATTATAAGCTCCCGCTTTAGGGTATCTAAATCCATTTCTTTAATATGTGGAGCAATGCTTTCCAGAATCGCTCCTTCTTGAATCAATCTGCGTGTTCTGGAATTACGCTCTTTTTTGCGGTTTCTTGCTTCAGCTTCTTCAAGACGGTGTTTTGCTTGTAAAAGTGCTTTTTCTTCTGGTGTCATAATTCTTTTATTTGCCATATCTGGCACCTCCTTTTCATGCCCGTATCCGGGCGGTTTTGGTTTAAAAATTTTGTGGTTTGGTACTATAGTTTTAGATAACTGACAGCAGCATGCCTCTGATGTTAAATAAGGAAAGGAAGTGGTACCACTATCAGTGAAAAATAATTATCGTGTTATACTTCTTTGGTTCCATTCTGGTTTGGAGCATGATTATCCAACAGGATTTTTTTCGCTTGCTTTAAATTAGCTACTGCATTGTCCTGACGGATATTTCGGTTATTGATACGGATGGGAACACATCTCTCCAGAATCCGGTCATAAATTCGTTTGTGTACGATATCAGCGACGTTATTCAGCTCTGACAAAGTGAGATTGGTCGTTATGATCAGGGGCTTTTTGCTGCGGTAACGACTGTCAATCACATTGAATACCTGTTCCGGTGCAAAGTCAGAGTTTCGCTCAATTCCGAGGTCGTCAATAATCAGAAGACTGTAGCGGTTTAAGCTGTGGATGAACTGGTTTCTGTCTTCAAAATGCATCCCGGTAAGTGTATTCAGAATCCGGGAAAAGTTGGTCATCAATACAGGGACGCCTTTTTCCAGAAGGGCATTGGCAATGCAACCTGCAAAGAAAGATTTTCCAGTACCGACATCGCCCCAGATGAGAAGTCCGGAAGCGTTTGCTTTCATCTCTTCCCAGTTACTTACATAATTGTGTGCCAGTTTCATTTCCGGATTGATGCCGTTATCTTTGGCAAAGGTGTAGTCATAGAGTGCTTTGTCCTGTAAGCCGCTGGTTTTGAGATGCTCTATTTCCATTTGCTTTTCATGAAGTTTTCTCTGGGCTTCTTCCTGTTCAAAGATCTCCTGCTGGCACTTACAGCGGATGGAAGGAATAAGAACCTTTCCCTGTAATTCATGCTTGCATTGTCTTGGCGTATTGCATTTGGAACAGTAGATCAGGCCGTCTGTTTCGTTAAAATATTCATCAGACTGAAGCTCTCTGTTTGGTGTGATAGCTGTTGGTTTTTCTGTAAATGTTGTCATAATGTTTCGTATTCCTCACTTTCATAATTTCGTTGCCGGGAAGCAGGATGATCCTGTCTTGCCCAACGGATGATGGTAGCTGCATGGTTTTGGTATTGCTTTCCGGTAGAAGCCATATAACCGGATAAGCGTTCCATATAGTCCTGCCAGTCAGGGATTGTCTGACGGATATCTTCCAGCTCCGTCTCTGACAGAAAAACATTTTGAAATGTTCCATAGGGTGAGCGTGGCTCTTTACTCCCTCTTATTACTAAATGGTTCTTTTTTATCTCTTTCTTATTACCGGACAGTTTTTTGTCTGTATCGGGGAAAGAATCCTGTCTGTCAATAGGACAGTTTTCTGTCTGGCTTGAGGAAAGAATTCTGTCTCTATTGCGGAGGGTTTCTTTCGGGATTTTTACATAAATCCGATTAGGGTGTCCGGGTCCCTGCCGTTTTCGGAAGATAAGCTCTTGTTTTTCCAGTACTGCCAGAGCAGTTTTCACCGTCATCTGGCTTTTGTGGAGAACTTCTGCCAGTGCTTCAATCGTAAAGTAAATGAACACATGACCATTTGTATCTGACCAGCCCTCATTTCTCTGGGAAAGCCTTGCACGGTCGAGTAGGATCATATAAAGCATTTTGGCAGTTTCATTTATTTCCAAGCCCAGGAGAAAACGGGGAAACATCATATAAGATGGCAGGTTTGTGTCTGCTGTCAGAAAGTCCGTCATGTGTTCACCTCCAATTACAATGGTTTATTCTCCAAGAAAATCCCAGTCTACATCACGATCCGGCTGTGTGTTTTCAGGTGTTGGAAAGGATGGCCTGATTTGGGACTCCCTTTCCAACATGCCTGCAGTCAACCCGGAAAGAAAAATCGGCAATGACTGTTTCAGGCTGTGTTCCACTGCTTCTACAATCTGCTTCACAAAAAGTTCTTCCCGTTCCCTTGTTTCCAGATAGGGGTCAGCCTGAGTGCGGTAGTAGCGGTCAAAATACTCGACCAGTGCAAGGGAGATTACCTGACTGTAAGATTTAAAATCCTGTCTGTCCATTGTCTGTAAATATTCCCAGGCTTTCCGTTGCTGGTCTTTGTCCAGATTAAATCGCAGATTTGTGTTGCGGATATGGTTCTGCATAGCTTATCCCCTCCTTTTCAGGCTCATATAAGCCAGAGCTTCATAACCTTTGGCAGTGGCACAGAGATCATCAAGAATGGTG
This genomic window contains:
- a CDS encoding 6-phosphofructokinase, encoding MKGNVIVGQSGGPTAAINSSLAGVYRTAIERGAKKVYGMRNGIQGLLEERYVDLSEHITNDLDVELLKRTPAAYLGSCRYKLPEIHEDQSVYEKIFGILEKLEIEAFIYIGGNDSMDTIKKLSDYGILTGKQCKFVGAPKTIDNDLALTDHTPGFGSAAKYIGTSVKEIIRDGESLIYPKGLVTIVEIMGRNAGWLTGSACLSEGEDCEGPDMIYLPEIPFDLNEFLAKVKKQLEKKHSVVVAVSEGIKLADGRYVCELGSGVDFVDAFGHKQLSGTANYLASFVAGEIGCKTRSIELSTLQRAGSHIASRVDVLEAQQAGGAAVMAADEGDSGVMVVFERVSDDPYQVRTEVKNVHKIANDERVVPREWVNEEGTYVTAEFKRYVRPLIQGDVSPVMVDGIPRHLRRPFKC
- a CDS encoding 6-phosphofructokinase produces the protein MKKNMIVGQSGGPTAVINGSLYGVVSAGLNKTDDIEHVYGMINGIEGFLHDTIMDMRPLLESNELELLKTTPGSYLGSCRYKLPEDLSDPVYPTLFQKFDALQIGYFFYIGGNDSMDTVSKLSRYAASIESPIRFIGVPKTIDNDLVMTDHTPGFGSAAKYVASTVREIAVDASVYDNKKSVTIVEIMGRHAGWLTAASILARKFEGDNPVLVYLPEADFDPEDFISKVETALQTTSNLVVCISEGIHDQTGTFICEYASNVGTDTFGHKMLSGSGKYLENFVKDRLGVKVRSIELNVCQRCSSAMLSETDLSEAVSSGAFAVDAAISGETGKMIAFSRVSDSPYELRFTTEDVNHICNQEKTVPAEWIIRDGSDLSDDFITYARPLIEGEVNIPKENGLPKFAYRKH
- a CDS encoding glycosyltransferase family 2 protein gives rise to the protein MKYISFAIPCYNSQDYMARAVDSVLEGGEDVEVLIVNDGSKDDTLKIARSYEEKYPTIVKVIDKENGGHGDAVNAGLRSASGKYFKVVDSDDWIDGEALKKVLETLHKFEAEDKKVDMIISNYVYEKEGAEHKKVIHYRNALPEEQIIGWNEAGHFHIGQYILMHSVIYRTELLKLCQLELPKHTFYVDNIYVYYPLPHVSTLYYLDVNLYRYYIGREDQSVNEKVMIQRVDQQIFVTKTMIDMYKMKMVPNKKLRSYMTNYLAIMMTVSSILLIRSKKEENLQKKKELWEYLKKSEYRTYWKIRYGILGQTMNLPGKSGRKISVLGYKVARRLFGFN
- a CDS encoding rubrerythrin family protein, coding for MAVQFCESKTKENLMKAFAGESQARNRYTFAAKKARELGYESIAQVFEFTAEQERAHGERYYQLLNALAGETVTVDGTYPVDIAEDICELLDKAEHNEFEEYEHVYPQFAQIAKEEGFMEAASAFTMIGEVEQMHGKRFRKLAELLRANQFDKSTEEEKWMCLNCGYIHTGTQVPQNCPSCHYEKGYFIPLSFAPFQGNIVC
- a CDS encoding S8 family serine peptidase, translated to MENQKAEALLNLAADATTEELKKAEELSVGYDEGKGIWEIIIKYSGTLEETKKLAETVVELQGGFAVVTVKKTNLEALLNLPEIEYAEKPKSLYFEVEEGRRVSCINTVQDAPFSLSGKGVLVAIVDSGIDYRHRDFRNQDGTTRILNLWDQTGTGSPPAGYHIGTEYTKTEIDAVLNSERMTADEEVRGENRVLTVDNSGHGTAVAGIAAGNGSSSEGIYRGAAPQSELLIVKLGQPRENGFPRTTELMQGLDYVIRKALEYRRPVAVNVSFGNTYGSHEPYN
- a CDS encoding MobA/MobL family protein; the protein is MAIYHMQAKVVSRGSGRSAVAASAYMSCSRMYNDYDGIQHDYTRKHGLIYQEVMLPPMAPPEWKNREQLWNAVETAEKTKDSRLAREFVVALPVELDKSSNISLLQNFIQKNFVDMGMCADFAIHDTDGHNPHAHILLTVRPLNENGTWQYKTEKEYLCIKDGEEKGFTASEFKDAQKEGWEKQYRYKAGKKKLYLTPSSAQEKGYERIDKHPKSTRYGRQNPISEQWNSEEQLCIWRANWAEFTNRILAQNNINASIDHRSFAAQGITEQPTIHEGYIAQDMEKKGIIAERCEINRQIRADNRILRELKAQVKKLAQAVEKSIPVIAETLEAIRNHMIFTQYHLLHNEMQKEVIHDWMQHFRPILNQYDTIKKKLKAKVAEKKKLHVQKNKTSILNPFQHIKLNQQLTTITEEIEELKSAKEQLLFQAECSTEKDMASLSRKYDQMDKNLNILDSQDMTLKGQLEKDAVAFQEEKSLSKQEQYTELLDTRIQIRPDFREKLIEQLKDTFGKSYDYHYRDIAAHEVDDLNMEDPYSFSHRTWELEYQRKQELQKKHPVQSRQKSHNTEL
- a CDS encoding DUF3847 domain-containing protein — protein: MANKRIMTPEEKALLQAKHRLEEAEARNRKKERNSRTRRLIQEGAILESIAPHIKEMDLDTLKRELIIRLRGL
- a CDS encoding ATP-binding protein gives rise to the protein MTTFTEKPTAITPNRELQSDEYFNETDGLIYCSKCNTPRQCKHELQGKVLIPSIRCKCQQEIFEQEEAQRKLHEKQMEIEHLKTSGLQDKALYDYTFAKDNGINPEMKLAHNYVSNWEEMKANASGLLIWGDVGTGKSFFAGCIANALLEKGVPVLMTNFSRILNTLTGMHFEDRNQFIHSLNRYSLLIIDDLGIERNSDFAPEQVFNVIDSRYRSKKPLIITTNLTLSELNNVADIVHKRIYDRILERCVPIRINNRNIRQDNAVANLKQAKKILLDNHAPNQNGTKEV
- a CDS encoding replication initiator protein A, producing MTDFLTADTNLPSYMMFPRFLLGLEINETAKMLYMILLDRARLSQRNEGWSDTNGHVFIYFTIEALAEVLHKSQMTVKTALAVLEKQELIFRKRQGPGHPNRIYVKIPKETLRNRDRILSSSQTENCPIDRQDSFPDTDKKLSGNKKEIKKNHLVIRGSKEPRSPYGTFQNVFLSETELEDIRQTIPDWQDYMERLSGYMASTGKQYQNHAATIIRWARQDHPASRQRNYESEEYETL
- a CDS encoding adenylate cyclase, whose amino-acid sequence is MQNHIRNTNLRFNLDKDQQRKAWEYLQTMDRQDFKSYSQVISLALVEYFDRYYRTQADPYLETREREELFVKQIVEAVEHSLKQSLPIFLSGLTAGMLERESQIRPSFPTPENTQPDRDVDWDFLGE